The sequence TAATATAATTCTGACGGAACAAATACGGCTCTGAATATTGCAATGAATCTACCTTATCATGTATTCCTCGTGATATTCTATGAGTGGCCTCTTTAGTTGTTGTATCTGCTTCCTTGCTTTCTTCCACGGTGATCTGCAAGAAGCACAATTATTTTCACTTCTACCTCTAAGCACTGCAATTTCCTAAGAAATTAGCTTACCCCATCACTGCCAGTACGCCTAGTCTTTGAAGCAGTATAATAAGCTCCATTAATACCACCATAGGTCACAGAAGAGCTCTGATATGTGAAAGTACGAGCTTGTGATTGCCCTCCACTATTAGCCCTATTGAGATCCCTCCTCAGCTGGACTTGACCACCTTCCATCCCtataaagaaacaaaacaaaagatgTGACTCCATATACGATTCACTCAGCATCTCCATGAAACTGGACAAGTAAACTGAATGAACCCTGCTCCTACCACCACTTGCATCATCTGGCTCCTGAACCTGAACGTAAGAATCCTGGTTCGCCTGCTCATCACCGTGCTCCGCGTTTTCTCCTCCCTCCTCATCAAGCTCTGTGATGACAGGTCTTCTGCCATTACTCCTAGGAGGAGCTTGCTCGATGAATCCATCATTCCTCATGTCACCGAACGGCCCTCCCATCGGCCCGAAAAGACTAGGTCCAAACATGCCAGGGCCACCCATCATCCGACCCCCGAATGGCTGGGTAAAGAATGGATCATCAAATGGATCCCTCCCTCCAAAGAAGCCAGAAATCAAGCTCCTCTGGGGACCAAAACCACCAAACCCAGCAAATGGGTCCCTGCCACCGAAGAAGTCGTCCCTCCCGTTCTGCCTCCTTTCCATTTCGGAGCAATTAGGTGATCTTTGCAAGCTGCAGCAGTTATGGTAGCAGTTAGTAGCTTGCAGTACTAAATACAGGAAGGGTCATAGAACGAGAAATTTCTCATGCAAGCACCCTCCATCCCTTCCGAAACTAAATTTTACTAACTCCATTCTGAGAAAGGCAGTTCGCTTCTCAAACAAACGCACTGAGCAGAAGCATCCCTGAACCGGTGTAATCATGAAAGAAAGTTAGGTCCATACCGTACGTTCATCTAGCTCTAATTCCCCACCTTTCTAGGCACAAGACCGAACCCATCGATTGTTCCTGGAAAGCTAATACACCATCGACAAGCATGTATCTCTAGCGAAAGAATTGAACAACGCCACCAATCAGACAGGCAAGATCAAACCAAAATGCGCAACAAGCATGACAATCTCATGACTACCCAGAAATTAACCGAGTAATTATCTCTGCCATCCTTAC comes from Panicum virgatum strain AP13 chromosome 4K, P.virgatum_v5, whole genome shotgun sequence and encodes:
- the LOC120702507 gene encoding uncharacterized protein LOC120702507 isoform X1, with protein sequence MLVDGVLAFQEQSMGSVLCLESLQRSPNCSEMERRQNGRDDFFGGRDPFAGFGGFGPQRSLISGFFGGRDPFDDPFFTQPFGGRMMGGPGMFGPSLFGPMGGPFGDMRNDGFIEQAPPRSNGRRPVITELDEEGGENAEHGDEQANQDSYVQVQEPDDASGGMEGGQVQLRRDLNRANSGGQSQARTFTYQSSSVTYGGINGAYYTASKTRRTGSDGITVEESKEADTTTKEATHRISRGIHDKGHSLTRKLKSDGKVDTAQILHNLNEDELAGFEESWKGNAGHHLPSWNQNAGAPNSDNSGNRSSSGRDRRSAWGWALPETEQGRDPRRNGKPKSRVIPIC
- the LOC120702507 gene encoding uncharacterized protein LOC120702507 isoform X3, which translates into the protein MERRQNGRDDFFGGRDPFAGFGGFGPQRSLISGFFGGRDPFDDPFFTQPFGGRMMGGPGMFGPSLFGPMGGPFGDMRNDGFIEQAPPRSNGRRPVITELDEEGGENAEHGDEQANQDSYVQVQEPDDASGGMEGGQVQLRRDLNRANSGGQSQARTFTYQSSSVTYGGINGAYYTASKTRRTGSDGITVEESKEADTTTKEATHRISRGIHDKGHSLTRKLKSDGKVDTAQILHNLNEDELAGFEESWKGNAGHHLPSWNQNAGAPNSDNSGNRSSSGRDRRSAWGWALPETEQGRDPRRNGKPKSRVIPIC
- the LOC120702507 gene encoding uncharacterized protein LOC120702507 isoform X2, translating into MNVRLQRSPNCSEMERRQNGRDDFFGGRDPFAGFGGFGPQRSLISGFFGGRDPFDDPFFTQPFGGRMMGGPGMFGPSLFGPMGGPFGDMRNDGFIEQAPPRSNGRRPVITELDEEGGENAEHGDEQANQDSYVQVQEPDDASGGMEGGQVQLRRDLNRANSGGQSQARTFTYQSSSVTYGGINGAYYTASKTRRTGSDGITVEESKEADTTTKEATHRISRGIHDKGHSLTRKLKSDGKVDTAQILHNLNEDELAGFEESWKGNAGHHLPSWNQNAGAPNSDNSGNRSSSGRDRRSAWGWALPETEQGRDPRRNGKPKSRVIPIC